The nucleotide window caTATGTCAGGAGGAAACccagggaaacacacaaccatccgcaggttgtttcccatgtacagctggagaggaagcacaTATGGCATGAGGAAACccagggaaacacacaaccatccacaggttgtttcccatgtacagccggagaggaagcacaTATGGCATGAGGAAACccagggaaacacacaaccatccgcaggttgtttcccatgtacagccggagaggaagcacaTATGTCATGAGGACACccagggaaacacacaaccatctgcaggttgtttcccatgtacagccggagagtaTGCACATATGTCATGAGGAAACCCAGGGAAACACACAACTACCGCAGGTtgtttcccatgtacagccggagaggaagcacaTATGTCATGAGGAAACccagggaaacacacaaccatccgcaggttgtttcccatgtacagccggagaggaagcataTATGGCATGAGGAAACCCAGGGAAacgcacaaccatccgcaggttgtttcccatgtacagccggagaggaagcacaTATGTCATGAGGAAACCCAGGGAAacgcacaaccatccgcaggttgtttcccatgtacagccggagaggaagcacaTATGTCATGAGGACACCCAGGGAAacgcacaaccatccgcaggttgtttcccatgtacagccggagaggaagcacaTACGTCATGAGGACACccagggaaacacacaaccatccgcaggttgtttcccatgtacagccggagaggaagcacaTGTCATGAGGACACccagggaaacacacaaccatccacaggttgtttcccatgtacagccggagggGAAGCACATATGGCATGAGGAAACCCAgcgaaacacacaaccatccgcaggttgtttcccatgtacagccggagaggaagcataTATGGCATGAGGAAACccagggaaacacacaaccatccgcaggttgtttcccatgtacagccggagaggaagcacaTATGTCAGGAGGAAACCCAGGGAAACACAcaaacatctgcaggttgtttcccacgtacagccggagaggaagcacaTATGGCATGAGGAAACccagggaaacacacaaccatccgcaggttgtttcccatgtacagccggagaggaagcacaTATGGCATGAGGAAACccagggaaacacacaaccatccacaggttgtttcccatgtacagccggagaggaagcacaTATGTCATGAGGAAACccagggaaacacacaaccatccgcaggttgtttcccatgtacagccggagaggaagcacaTATGTCAGGAGGAAACccagggaaacacacaaccatccgcaggttgtttcccatgtacagccggagaggaagcacaTGTCATGAGGAAACccagggaaacacacaaccatccgcaggttgtttcccatgtacagccggagaggaagcacaTATGGCATGAGGAAACccagggaaacacacaaccatccgcaggttgtttcccatgtacagccggagaggaagcacaTATAAGCCAGACTTAGTCTTTCTGTTGTACAGTTTGTTGACTTTTCCTTTAATGAATCACAAAACCTTCCTGAGATTCTTcctgacaaagacaaaaaatgttaGAAATGGCATTCCGAGATCTAAGTTATTACACAACTGAAAATTGGACATATCTACATACCTGCGTGTTCGTGTAGCTTGGTGTGCATGGGTTTTGTGTACGTCCACTGATTGGCTGAGGGCAAGTAGCACTCTACTGTGTTCTCCATTCCCAAGCAGCTGGCACCCCCAACAGCATAGAGCCTCCCGTTCACACAGCCAACATAAAACAGACTTCTGCATGTGTTCATGGGACACAGCTGAAATGCACGTATCAGTAACAAAACACCAGGCTTGTAATTATAGATGagtattaaattttaacaatttttttacgATGGATGAAAAGAGAAGGAAAGGATAATGTAACTTTTCAGAAATTAGTTAAGGAATGCTATAAAAGAAGGAAATTTTAAAACAGGGTACTTGTCCATAAATTGCTATTCCTTAATGAGCATTTAAAAGGGATACCGAATCgaagctgattggctgatagagGACATGGGATTTCTTAGGTTAAATcctgcagccttggtcatgcttgaataaatctgccacaCCTTCAATTCCGATTACGTTGGTCATAGCCTGGAACTGCCTACccctcacaccagccaatcaaaaatgattctgtatccctttaacaaTCATCCACATTCTGGCAAAATTCCAGCACGCACACATATCATCATGTACTGACTGgcacatgaaataaatacattctttCCAAATGTACTATGCATTATTACCGGTATTCATGTAAGTTTGAGTTTGAATGTGAGATTTAGCACTGATTTGCATGATACTTAAGGTGTAGACTTGGCTTATTCAGgtcatttaataaaaataaaaaaaagcataccAATAGCTcaagtatatatgtttatacatgaGTACTGTACAATATACACTCTGTTGACGTTTAATGATGTCAGCTACATGACCTTTAACTTCAAGGTAAAACTGAAGGCTTCTAACTTTAAACGTAGTAGGACTTATACTTGTACACAGgttttcgtaaaaaaaaaaaatcaaaaatcaaaattcatCTTGTTTTCAGCATCTACTACAGAAATGTTGCCCATTTAATTCATCACATATGATGAATGAAACaccgctgactttatttataccTCTGTCCACTCAAAGACTCTAGGGTCAAATCTGTAGACAGCACTTGTGGCAAGCTGGGCCCGGTCATGTTCTGCAGTCTGCCCTCCCAGCAGGTAGACGTAGTTATCCAGGGTACAGGTGCAGTGTTCATACACCTTGGTCAGTAAACGAGAGGTGTGTTTGTCATAGAGAACAAACGGCTCCGTAGGGCAGTCCAGGTCTGTGTCAGTGCTATCAGGAAGTGCAGATGTCAGAGCAAACTTTGTCTTGTTGCTCGGCTGCTTCTTCCAGATCCCTTGTTCCAAACCTCCCAAGGTCATCATGACCTCTACACCTTTACGTACCTTTGAGTTGTTTTCTATGAGCAGTTTGTGGCATAGTTCTGGATGATCTTGGTAATGCTTGAGACGAGAGAGAAAATCCTCAACTTGAATATTGTCCTTGACAGCAGAGTTTAACACTGTGCTGATATCTGAATGAGAGTTAGTATATAGGCAGGGTATTCTGACAGTGTTGAGCAGTTTACCGGGAAGCTCACTGGACTGTTCCATGGCTTCTTTGTTGTTTTGAAGCCATAAAACAATCATCTCAAGCACTTCTTTCTCTGAAACCACATTTAGATCATCACTACCCAAAACTTCGATCAGCTGATCGAGCGGAAGCTCTTTGAAATGTTCTGTTTCAGAAAACTTTGACAGTGATTTACACAGGAATGATTTCAAGGACAATTGGACTTCTGTTAAACCAAAGCTTTTTGCGATGCCATATATAGTGGTGTATgtgttaatgtttatttcatcTGTCAAAAAAGCACAGCAGTAATTCTGAAGGTCTGGGATTTGTAAATAGGTGGCTGCAAACAACATCTCCCTAACGCAGGACAGAGACAAGTCACAGGCTGAAGTCTTGATAAAGTTCACAGTCATACTGAGGGCTGATGATGTCAGATTGGCAAATTGAACAGTTTTTGTTAATGATTCTTTCATGCCACTTCTCAGACAACTATTAAAATACCCAGACTGGGAAGAGAGCAGGGTGGCATTCACGAAGAACTCCTCACCATCTGAGCTTGACAGTTTTACATGTGAATCCGGGGAAGAGTCCTTGTCTAAAACAGAGATGGTGGAGTTCCTGTCTCGGACATCCTTCTTGTCATCAGTGTCGGAGGACTGGCCACATGTAGAGGAGACAGAAGCTCTTATAGCTGACTTGGATAACCTAGGGAAATCTCCTGCTGTATCTTGACGCTTGCGAGAAGGGCTTTGAGTAGATATGGCAGGAAGGCTAACAATCCCGGCAGTTTCATTTGAGCTTGACACAGGGCAGAACTCGCTGTAATCATCTGGTTTGGAGGGAACAGGTTGACTGGTTTCAAATCTCTTTTGGTCATTACCAACCAAAGAGGAAATGTCTGATTCCACCAAAGCTCCTGAGTGACACAGAGTTTCATCATCATCACCTGTAGCTCTGGCCACCCATTTAGTGCTGCCATTATTGGGGCTAGAAGTATCTCCTGAGCTTGTGTCCCCCATGGCCAATGTCTGTATATGGAAGCAGCTCGGCTAAGTTTGTTGTTCACTCCATACTcctaaaacataaattatttcCTTATTTAATCAGTGCTGGCAGTGTTATATCAACATTTCCAGAGTGTCGTCAGTTCAAGCATGTTTGGACCAGACGAATGCGGCTAAAGGGTGCGTTTCTACTGTAGTTGCTAGATTGAATAGTTGCATAGTCTGGCCTGTCAGCTTAATGGCACAGGTGGCAGCTCTTGTAAACCCACGTCCTTTATCTGTGTTAGTTTGCCACCTTATACATGCATCACCTTAAAGTACATGAAAGTGTGCAATGGCCAGAATAAGAAAAATGGGGAATGGCTGCACACTAGAAAAAATAGGTCGGCTAATTTGTTTTTAAGATAAGGCAAAAAAGAATTCGCATCAAACAGTGAATACATACAACACATATAAAATGAACAGTACAGTAATTAAGATTAATCCAAATATGTTCAAAGACAATTGAAGTATGGACTAAAGCACGCATATCTCTACTTctcatatacagtacatgtctGAACTATCATGTAAAACAATCCTCATGTAGGGCACCCCATGTAGGGTTCTGCATGCAGGGCTCCCCATGTAGGGCACTCCATGTACGCACCCCATATACAGCACTCCATGTAGGGCACCCCATGTAGGGCTCTCCATGTAGGGCTTCCCATGTAGGGCACTCCATGTAGGCACCCCATGTTGGGCACTCCATGTAGGGAACCCCATGTAGGGCACCCATGTAGAAAGTATCAATTAAATTCGATTTATAACACCTAAATAAGTGTTACAAACATAAACCATAAACACTGAATGATTAATGAGGGGTCCACGCTATCCTAGcaggacacctattgaaatgaGGGGTCCACGCTATCCTAGcaggacacctattgaaattgttttgattattattaatattattcttAATCAGTTCATAAaacaacatcttgaaaacagATAAAGGTAGCAAAACTGAACTGTGcagttttaaaaacaaacataggaagcaacttttgacattttgtgctgtttggGTAGTCACATGAATTAGCGTTCACTTTGAATTTTACTGATAAGCTTAAAAAATCATCTTCGCCAGAATGGCTAAAGCTATCAGCATAAAATTAGCAGTTAGCAGTTTCTTAGTGGATGGCCCTAAAAATTCCCCAAAAATACTTGAGTTTGAGTCTGACATGCAaaaaatttccagaaaaatCTTTCTCTCCAAAATTTAACATGCAAGCTTTATGCAAGACTGCATGAAATTTATCAGtacagtttaatttatttatttattttgattggtgttttacgccgtactcaagaatatttcacttgtacgacgacggtcagcgttatggtgggtggatactgggcagagcccgggggaaacccacgaccatccgcaggttgctgacagacctttccaattacggccggagaggaagctggcatgagttggacttgaactcacagcgaccacattggtgggagactcctgggtcattacgctgcactagtgcgctaaccgactgagccacggaggccccttgtgaccacattggtgggagactcctgggtcattacgctgcactagcgcgctaactgactgagccacagaggccccttgtgaccacattggtgggagactcctgggtcattacgctgcactagtgcgctaaccgactgagccacggaggccccttgtgaccacactggtgggagactcctgggtcattacgctgcactagtgcgctaaccgactgagccatggaggccccttgtgaccacattggtgggagactcctgggtcattacgctgcactagtgcgctaaccaactgagccacggaggccccttgtgaccacattggtgggagactcctgggtcattacgctgcactagccgactgagccacggaggccccttgtgaccacattggtgggagattcctgggtcattacgctgcactagcgcgctaacaaactgagccacggaggccccttgtgaccacattggtgggagactcctgggtaatcATGCTGcactagtgcactaaccaactgagccacggaggccccttgtgaccacattggtgggagactcctgggtaatcacgctgcactagtgcgctaaccaaatgagccacggaggcccctcactACAGTTTACTGTGGAATAGGACATCAACTTTGCAACATTAtcttctttctgtcttttttttttggcaatcaGCAGATCAAATATAACTATTCTCTATGCTTGTCTTCAGTGCTGGGCCCATTGTAATTGATGACAGTCTAGGGTTAGtttagcgttttttttttttttttgttcttatttcTACGATTCAGCATGCAATTAATGCACAGCTTATAGAGCCGACTCCCAGAACTGCTTTCTCGACAGCTATACAGGTAGTCCAGCGCTGCTTTCTGAGAGCAATGTTTACTTTCTTTTCACTGGTCTTCACACAAGCCCCAAAGGACAATGTATCTAGCGGTGTGTGcttcaaatccagttaattcCTGCGAATATTTCTTAGCTTTTTCCCCACGTTGTTATGAGCTTTGAACTATGAACCAGACTACTAGAAGTGTTAATGACTAGTAGCGTGGGCCCCAGCTAATAGCTTTAATTTGACTTAGGGTCAGGGACCCTGATGCATGCACAAGGACTGTTTGCTTCACAGTTTGAGTTATTATGTTGAAAATTTAGACAGTTCTAGTCTATGCCATCCACTGTGTTACAGGACACAGTGTAACACCACACAATTAAGGAGGATTTAATTACTGTGTAGACTTGATCATTTTTGTACACTCTAAATATATTCATtctaaatatacaaattatgtGATCTAAGGATTATTTTGAAACGTGCTTGAAGATTTTCTAACAAAAGTCAAGTCAAGATTACCTTAAGAGCCAAGATTGTCCTTTAAGGTGCACCACTGGCTTTTCTCCGCCAGACAAACCATGTGACTCGCAAATTCCTATTCATAGTAATGCTCCAGTATTTCAAAATCTTGTGTGGTAATGCATGAAAAGCAGATAGTGCACCTAGCTCAGATCATCAGTGGGTCACTGAATACAAAATGTCCCAATGAAACATGTGCAcgtaaataaaattttacaaaactgcAGAATCCCGTGAAGCATagggcagattccacaaagcaacATATGACTACGTCAGAATTTCAAATACAGTTTTAAATCTACTTTTTCAGCCCtaaaagttaaattttgtgTATCATTTCAATGTCATCTTGCAGCAAGTGTGTTAAAATCTCAGCTTCCAATACCAAATGCTAAACATTATCgggaggttttaaattttgacttaagtcaacaatggctttgtgaaattggcTGGTGGAGATAGCTATGGTATGCTCAACTGAAAGCGAGTGATGCTGATGTCATGCACATCCTGGTCTGATTACTATcattaaatgtacagtgtaaaacagccCCGCCTCACTGAAGATCGAGGACAGCCTTTCACATGCTCATCACAAAGCCTATCCAACTTGTACTGGCCTAGCATTCTGAAGCAGCCATGCGCATGGCCTGCTTCTCCTTGGAGCAGTGGTAAGGTTGCGCCTGTGGCCGAGGACAGTAAGGCAAAGGAAGCCTttatggctataataaatctatctTAAACTGTGCATGGACATATGGTGGTGCTGCAGTCACTGTGGAAAGCAGGTCTTCAGATTGGTATTTTATTTGCATGAGGCTTGTGCGACAACAAAGACTATTTGCGTGGACATTCATGGAGTACGAAATTGGTGTATGAACGATGTTAGTTTGGGCCTTCCTTGGCCGAACAGCAACCACAACTTTACAAACCCGCACCACAGCTAACTTCACAGATTAACCTAAGGCACTAACATGTGTACAAAGCTACTGGAACAGTGATAAAGTAGTCGTTCCCCCATACAGTGTGACAACTTACTCTGTCCACCATGCGCCTGATTAGAGTAGCACTGGGCAGTCGAGTAGCACTGGGCAGTCGCCATCCATGAGGAgaacgtccacgaggagaacggacatccatgagcagaacggaacaagtaacttgttcgtttacgaataattgggcaaggtacgagactataggcctgtatatttatataggcctatagccgagcagataaattctcaacactttaaaccccttattatccgaaaacacagacattactgtaaccctgaagaccttctctaatgtgtcattgttaattagtaacctaatagtcctccatcactaacttgaagaaaaaatattaaagatccacgaggaggaccttgcctagttcacctccccataggtataaagtataacacccacgaggaggacggtggctaatttaacttcctactggcataagatacaacatcgacgagaaggacagtggctaatttaccttcctccaggtaaaag belongs to Liolophura sinensis isolate JHLJ2023 chromosome 9, CUHK_Ljap_v2, whole genome shotgun sequence and includes:
- the LOC135475111 gene encoding kelch-like protein 26; its protein translation is MGDTSSGDTSSPNNGSTKWVARATGDDDETLCHSGALVESDISSLVGNDQKRFETSQPVPSKPDDYSEFCPVSSSNETAGIVSLPAISTQSPSRKRQDTAGDFPRLSKSAIRASVSSTCGQSSDTDDKKDVRDRNSTISVLDKDSSPDSHVKLSSSDGEEFFVNATLLSSQSGYFNSCLRSGMKESLTKTVQFANLTSSALSMTVNFIKTSACDLSLSCVREMLFAATYLQIPDLQNYCCAFLTDEININTYTTIYGIAKSFGLTEVQLSLKSFLCKSLSKFSETEHFKELPLDQLIEVLGSDDLNVVSEKEVLEMIVLWLQNNKEAMEQSSELPGKLLNTVRIPCLYTNSHSDISTVLNSAVKDNIQVEDFLSRLKHYQDHPELCHKLLIENNSKVRKGVEVMMTLGGLEQGIWKKQPSNKTKFALTSALPDSTDTDLDCPTEPFVLYDKHTSRLLTKVYEHCTCTLDNYVYLLGGQTAEHDRAQLATSAVYRFDPRVFEWTELCPMNTCRSLFYVGCVNGRLYAVGGASCLGMENTVECYLPSANQWTYTKPMHTKLHEHAGCVHEDHIYISGGHDGMNGTCSSLWCFQPNEDSWSERAQMRNARANHKMVTLDGKLLAFGGCQCIDTTVEDIWECESYDIAMDQWTVITSLPRLSSCLSAITVGKLILCFGGYTFSFCKYVDMVQVYNTEDNSWKTFKLHMNVPKCLLCEKVVVNEMLLYAE